In Phocoena sinus isolate mPhoSin1 chromosome 10, mPhoSin1.pri, whole genome shotgun sequence, a single genomic region encodes these proteins:
- the TTLL12 gene encoding tubulin--tyrosine ligase-like protein 12 isoform X1, whose amino-acid sequence MQADARLERGSRVLTPQSAPSLEPDPELGPDPEEDARAKFAALHGPALRASGVPERYWGRLLHKLEHEVFDAGEMFGIMQVQEVEEEESEDEAAREARKKPNPGGQLCYKVIVTNENGLQAADPNSIFLIDHAWTCRVAHARQQLQQVPGLLHRMANLMGIEFHGELPSTEAVDLVLEEMWKFNQTYQLAHGTAEEKVPVWYIMDEFGSRIQHADVPSFATAPFFYMPQRVAYTLLWPLRDLDTGEEVTRDFAYGEADPLVRRCALLPWAPADLLDLSSSTPEPADEHYQAILEENKEKLPLAIKPVVYPCDHVFKVYTDVQQVLGHLSHPRFTFTQSEADAHILYHFSHLKDYRRLSRERPSVLLNQFPCENLLTVKDCLASVARRAGGPEGPAWLPRTFNLRTELPQFVSYFQQRERRGEDNHWICKPWNLARSLDTHITKNLHSIIRHRESSPKVVSKYIESPVLFLREDVGRVKFDIRYILLLRSVKPLTLFVYDVFWLRFSNRPFALNDLDDYEKHFTVMNYDPELVLKQMHYDEFVPEFEKQYPEFPWKSVQAEIFQAFTELFQVACARPPPLGLCDYPSSRAMYAIDLMLKWDSRPDGKRVMQPQLLEVNFNPDCERACRFHPTFFNDVFSTLYLDEPDSCPVTRLV is encoded by the exons ATGCAGGCCGACGCGAGGCTGGAGCGCGGCAGCCGGGTCCTGACGCCGCAGTCGGCGCCGAGCTTGGAGCCGGACCCGGAGCTGGGCCCGGACCCGGAGGAGGACGCGCGGGCCAAGTTCGCGGCGCTGCACGGCCCGGCGCTCCGCGCGTCGGGGGTCCCCGAGCGGTACTGGGGCCGCCTCCTGCACAAGCTGGAGCACGAG GTTTTCGACGCTGGGGAGATGTTCGGCATAATGCAGGTGCaggaagtggaggaggaggagagtgaGGACGAGGCGGCCCGGGAAGCGCGGAAGAAGCCCAACCCAGGCGGCCAGCTCTGCTACAAGGTCATCGTGACCAATGAGAATGGGCTCCAGGCGGCTGACCCCAACAG CATCTTCCTTATCGACCACGCCTGGACGTGCCGCGTGGCGCACGCCCGCCAGCAGCTGCAGCAGGTGCCCGGGCTGCTGCACCGCATGGCCAACCTGATGGGCATCGAGTTCCACGGCGAGCTGCCCAGCACCGAGGCCGTGGACCTGGTGCTGGAGGAGATGTGGAAGTTCAACCAGACCTACCAGCTGGCCCACGGG ACGGCCGAGGAGAAGGTGCCGGTGTGGTACATCATGGACGAGTTCGGCTCGCGCATCCAGCACGCGGACGTGCCCAGCTTCGCCACCGCGCCCTTCTTCTACATGCCCCAGCGGGTGGCCTACACGCTGCTGTGGCCCCTGAGGGACCTGGACACGGGCG AGGAGGTGACCCGGGACTTTGCCTACGGAGAGGCCGACCCTCTGGTCCGGAGGTGCGCGCTGCTGCCCTGGGCCCCCGCCGACCTGCTGGACCTCAGCTCCTCCACGCCCGAGCCAGCCGACGAGCACTACCAG GCCATTTTGGAGGAAAACAAGGAGAAGCTGCCACTGGCCATCAAGCCGGTGGTGTATCCCTGCGACCACGTCTTCAA gGTCTACACGGACGTCCAGCAGGTCCTCGGCCACCTCAGCCACCCGCGCTTCACCTTCACCCAGAGCGAGGCGGACGCCCACATCCTCTACCACTTCTCGCACTTAAAGGACTACAG AAGGCTGAGCCGGGAGAGGCCCAGCGTGCTGCTGAACCAGTTCCCCTGCGAGAACCTGCTGACGGTGAAAGACTGCCTGGCCTCCGTCGCGCGCCGGGCCGGCGGCCCCGAGGGCCCGGCCTGGCTGCCCCGCACCTTCAACCTGCGCACCGAGCTGCCCCAGTTCGTCAGCTACTTCCAGCAGCGGGAGAGGCG GGGCGAGGACAACCACTGGATCTGCAAGCCCTGGAACCTGGCCCGCAGCCTGGACACCCACATCACCAAGAACCTGCACAGCATCATCCGGCACCGCGAGAGCTCCCCCAAG GTTGTGTCCAAATACATTGAAAGTCCCGTCTTGTTCCTTCGAGAAGATGTGGGGAGGGTCAAGTTCGACATCCGCTACATCCTGCTCCTACGGTCGGTGAAGCCCCTGACGTTGTTCGTCTATGACGTGTTCTGGCTGCGGTTCTCCAACCG GCCCTTCGCACTCAACGACCTGGATGACTACGAGAAGCATTTCACTGTCATGAACTACGACCCAGAATTGGTGCTAAAGCAG ATGCACTACGACGAGTTCGTCCCGGAGTTTGAGAAGCAATACCCAGAATTCCCCTGGAAGAGCGTCCAG GCTGAAATCTTCCAGGCCTTCACGGAGCTGTTCCAGGTGGCATGTGCCAGGCCGCCCCCGCTGGGCCTCTGCGACTACCCCTCATCCCGAGCCATGTATGCCATTGACCTCATGCTGAAGTGGGACAGCCGTCCAGATG GGAAGCGAGTGATGCAGCCGCAGCTCCTAGAGGTGAACTTCAACCCAGACTGTGAGCGGGCCTGCAGGTTCCACCCGACCTTCTTCAACGACGTCTTCAGCACCTTGTACCTGGATGAGCCTGACAGCTGCCCCGTCACCCGCCTCGTCTAG
- the TTLL12 gene encoding tubulin--tyrosine ligase-like protein 12 isoform X2: MQADARLERGSRVLTPQSAPSLEPDPELGPDPEEDARAKFAALHGPALRASGVPERYWGRLLHKLEHEVFDAGEMFGIMQVQEVEEEESEDEAAREARKKPNPGGQLCYKVIVTNENGLQAADPNSIFLIDHAWTCRVAHARQQLQQVPGLLHRMANLMGIEFHGELPSTEAVDLVLEEMWKFNQTYQLAHGTAEEKVPVWYIMDEFGSRIQHADVPSFATAPFFYMPQRVAYTLLWPLRDLDTGEEVTRDFAYGEADPLVRRCALLPWAPADLLDLSSSTPEPADEHYQAILEENKEKLPLAIKPVVYPCDHVFKVYTDVQQVLGHLSHPRFTFTQSEADAHILYHFSHLKDYRRLSRERPSVLLNQFPCENLLTVKDCLASVARRAGGPEGPAWLPRTFNLRTELPQFVSYFQQRERRGEDNHWICKPWNLARSLDTHITKNLHSIIRHRESSPKVVSKYIESPVLFLREDVGRVKFDIRYILLLRSVKPLTLFVYDVFWLRFSNRPFALNDLDDYEKHFTVMNYDPELVLKQGRRLCWPVTLPGPWALCLPCALWAPQAKGVSTAPFEVRA, from the exons ATGCAGGCCGACGCGAGGCTGGAGCGCGGCAGCCGGGTCCTGACGCCGCAGTCGGCGCCGAGCTTGGAGCCGGACCCGGAGCTGGGCCCGGACCCGGAGGAGGACGCGCGGGCCAAGTTCGCGGCGCTGCACGGCCCGGCGCTCCGCGCGTCGGGGGTCCCCGAGCGGTACTGGGGCCGCCTCCTGCACAAGCTGGAGCACGAG GTTTTCGACGCTGGGGAGATGTTCGGCATAATGCAGGTGCaggaagtggaggaggaggagagtgaGGACGAGGCGGCCCGGGAAGCGCGGAAGAAGCCCAACCCAGGCGGCCAGCTCTGCTACAAGGTCATCGTGACCAATGAGAATGGGCTCCAGGCGGCTGACCCCAACAG CATCTTCCTTATCGACCACGCCTGGACGTGCCGCGTGGCGCACGCCCGCCAGCAGCTGCAGCAGGTGCCCGGGCTGCTGCACCGCATGGCCAACCTGATGGGCATCGAGTTCCACGGCGAGCTGCCCAGCACCGAGGCCGTGGACCTGGTGCTGGAGGAGATGTGGAAGTTCAACCAGACCTACCAGCTGGCCCACGGG ACGGCCGAGGAGAAGGTGCCGGTGTGGTACATCATGGACGAGTTCGGCTCGCGCATCCAGCACGCGGACGTGCCCAGCTTCGCCACCGCGCCCTTCTTCTACATGCCCCAGCGGGTGGCCTACACGCTGCTGTGGCCCCTGAGGGACCTGGACACGGGCG AGGAGGTGACCCGGGACTTTGCCTACGGAGAGGCCGACCCTCTGGTCCGGAGGTGCGCGCTGCTGCCCTGGGCCCCCGCCGACCTGCTGGACCTCAGCTCCTCCACGCCCGAGCCAGCCGACGAGCACTACCAG GCCATTTTGGAGGAAAACAAGGAGAAGCTGCCACTGGCCATCAAGCCGGTGGTGTATCCCTGCGACCACGTCTTCAA gGTCTACACGGACGTCCAGCAGGTCCTCGGCCACCTCAGCCACCCGCGCTTCACCTTCACCCAGAGCGAGGCGGACGCCCACATCCTCTACCACTTCTCGCACTTAAAGGACTACAG AAGGCTGAGCCGGGAGAGGCCCAGCGTGCTGCTGAACCAGTTCCCCTGCGAGAACCTGCTGACGGTGAAAGACTGCCTGGCCTCCGTCGCGCGCCGGGCCGGCGGCCCCGAGGGCCCGGCCTGGCTGCCCCGCACCTTCAACCTGCGCACCGAGCTGCCCCAGTTCGTCAGCTACTTCCAGCAGCGGGAGAGGCG GGGCGAGGACAACCACTGGATCTGCAAGCCCTGGAACCTGGCCCGCAGCCTGGACACCCACATCACCAAGAACCTGCACAGCATCATCCGGCACCGCGAGAGCTCCCCCAAG GTTGTGTCCAAATACATTGAAAGTCCCGTCTTGTTCCTTCGAGAAGATGTGGGGAGGGTCAAGTTCGACATCCGCTACATCCTGCTCCTACGGTCGGTGAAGCCCCTGACGTTGTTCGTCTATGACGTGTTCTGGCTGCGGTTCTCCAACCG GCCCTTCGCACTCAACGACCTGGATGACTACGAGAAGCATTTCACTGTCATGAACTACGACCCAGAATTGGTGCTAAAGCAG GGCAGGCGGCTCTGCTGGCCTGTGACCCTGCCTGGACCCTGGGCCCTCTGTCTTCCCTGTGCTCTCTGGGCACCGCAAGCAAAAGGCGTCAGCACAGCTCCTTTCGAGGTGAGGGCGTGA
- the TSPO gene encoding translocator protein isoform X1: MCGKELSGTAAAAAMAPPWVAAVGFTLVPSLGGFLGSHYIREESLRWYAGLQKPLWHPPRWTLAPIWGTLYSAMGYGSYMIWKELGGFSKEAVVPLGLYAGQLALNWAWPPLFFGARQMGWALVDLLLMGGVAAATAVVWHQVSPPAACLLYPYLAWLAFAATLNYCVWRDNQDHSRGRRLSE; encoded by the exons atgtgtgGAAAAG AACTTTCCGgaacagcagctgcagcagcaatGGCCCCGCCCTGGGTGGCCGCCGTGGGCTTCACGCTGGTGCCCAGTCTGGGGGGCTTCCTGGGCTCCCACTATATCCGCGAGGAGAGTCTCCGCTGGTACGCCGGCCTGCAGAAGCCCTTGTGGCACCCGCCCCGCTGGACGCTGGCTCCCATCTGGGGCACGCTGTACTCGGCCATGGG GTATGGCTCCTACATGATCTGGAAAGAGCTGGGGGGCTTCTCGAAGGAGGCTGTGGTTCCCCTGGGCCTCTACGCTGGGCAGCTGGCTCTGAACTGGGCATGGCCCCCCCTCTTCTTCGGTGCCCGACAAATGGGTTGG GCCCTGGTGGACctcctgctgatgggtggagtgGCGGCAGCCACGGCCGTGGTCTGGCACCAGGTGAGCCCACCGGCCGCCTGCCTGCTCTACCCGTACCTGGCCTGGCTGGCCTTTGCGGCCACGCTCAACTACTGCGTCTGGCGGGACAACCAGGACCACAGCCGTGGCCGTCGGCTCTCGGAATGA
- the TSPO gene encoding translocator protein isoform X2, protein MAPPWVAAVGFTLVPSLGGFLGSHYIREESLRWYAGLQKPLWHPPRWTLAPIWGTLYSAMGYGSYMIWKELGGFSKEAVVPLGLYAGQLALNWAWPPLFFGARQMGWALVDLLLMGGVAAATAVVWHQVSPPAACLLYPYLAWLAFAATLNYCVWRDNQDHSRGRRLSE, encoded by the exons atGGCCCCGCCCTGGGTGGCCGCCGTGGGCTTCACGCTGGTGCCCAGTCTGGGGGGCTTCCTGGGCTCCCACTATATCCGCGAGGAGAGTCTCCGCTGGTACGCCGGCCTGCAGAAGCCCTTGTGGCACCCGCCCCGCTGGACGCTGGCTCCCATCTGGGGCACGCTGTACTCGGCCATGGG GTATGGCTCCTACATGATCTGGAAAGAGCTGGGGGGCTTCTCGAAGGAGGCTGTGGTTCCCCTGGGCCTCTACGCTGGGCAGCTGGCTCTGAACTGGGCATGGCCCCCCCTCTTCTTCGGTGCCCGACAAATGGGTTGG GCCCTGGTGGACctcctgctgatgggtggagtgGCGGCAGCCACGGCCGTGGTCTGGCACCAGGTGAGCCCACCGGCCGCCTGCCTGCTCTACCCGTACCTGGCCTGGCTGGCCTTTGCGGCCACGCTCAACTACTGCGTCTGGCGGGACAACCAGGACCACAGCCGTGGCCGTCGGCTCTCGGAATGA